In Gammaproteobacteria bacterium, the following proteins share a genomic window:
- a CDS encoding hypothetical protein (Evidence 5 : Unknown function) produces MAKKSPSSPKKPKTSNWKNTNAARYNAVVSELVHFSSKTVNSNAAPCGVRLTADQLVDLPYVAVSTMPPGIIPYDYYTGADVAGVVKQVIDGLSNESLADKYTNPPNEDELHTIRQASRQLDKSYVGGTDQVSVRLRQIIVQDRDGNDIALTPLQSAGFSHVLKNRLEEELAAQPQEHHY; encoded by the coding sequence ATGGCCAAGAAATCTCCCTCCTCGCCGAAGAAACCTAAAACAAGCAACTGGAAGAACACAAACGCCGCACGCTATAACGCGGTCGTTAGTGAGTTGGTGCATTTCTCCTCTAAAACAGTCAACAGTAACGCCGCACCCTGCGGTGTTCGCCTCACCGCTGATCAATTGGTAGACCTACCCTATGTGGCAGTCAGCACCATGCCACCAGGGATCATTCCCTATGATTATTACACCGGCGCCGATGTTGCTGGCGTAGTCAAACAGGTAATCGATGGCCTGTCGAATGAATCACTGGCGGACAAGTACACAAATCCACCGAACGAAGACGAGTTACACACTATTCGGCAGGCAAGTCGTCAACTCGATAAATCCTATGTTGGCGGCACGGACCAGGTGAGCGTTCGATTACGTCAGATCATTGTGCAGGACCGTGACGGTAACGATATTGCGCTTACCCCATTGCAATCCGCCGGTTTCAGCCATGTACTAAAGAATCGCCTAGAGGAAGAATTGGCGGCGCAGCCACAGGAACATCATTACTAA